The DNA region GGCGGACCGTACAACGGCCAGATTTATCCCGGCATGCAGATCGGCGGCCCGCTCAAGGCGGACGCTTCCGGCAACAGCAACACGGGCGTCTTCATCAATGGAAGGCAAATCCATGCCCTGGAGTATACCCAGCTGATGCAGCGTTTCGGCGCCGTCGTTCCCGGCCGGTACTGGCTCAACGCGCAGGGCATGGGCGGTTTGGAAGGCGGTCCCGCGACTTTTAATCTCATGGCGGCGGCCGGAGCAGGGCAGGGCGGCGCGCCCGGCTACAACGTCAATGCCGCGGGCGGCAGCCTCGGCAGCGACGGCAACTGCAGTTACTTCATGACCCCGAACGGCGACAGCGTGATGAGCGGCAACTGCGGATGAAAAAGATTCTCGCGGGGATTTTCGTTCTGGTTTTGCTCTCGCCCCTGACGGCGCGGAGCGCGGAGGAAACGGCGGCGCAGGCTCCGGCGCCCGAGACGCTGGCGGCCGTCAACAATACCTGCGCGGAACCCGGCTATTACTGCAAAGCGCTCGAAGGCACGTTCATCGCGAATTGCCAGAAAGGCGAGCCGCCTCCGGCCTTTCTTCCCGTTTCCGGCCCTCTCGATCCCAAGAACTGCGCCCAGGTCATTCAGTACTGTGATCTTACGGGCCGCTCCAAGGCCGGCCGTACTTCTTCAGGATACAAAGCGTATTGCGGGGAATAACTTTTTTTTGAGGACTTGACCACTCGCGTGCACATTTTTTTTGTCGTCCGCCAAACTCTTCCCGCAGTCGGCCCGCGCAGCATCCAGCTCGCGCATTGGATGCGGTACTTGTCGTCCGCGAACAAGCTCCACGTCATCTCGCAAAGCGAACTCTACGGGCCGGGCAAAAGTCCCGTCATCCGGCGCTCCGGCGCGGTCAAGAAAGTGCGCCGGCTGGGCGGCAACATCCTCCGTTATCTCGCGCCTGTTTCCTTCCGCGATTCCCAGATCAAGCCGCGTCTTCTCGACGGGTTTTTCAAAAGCTTCGAAGCCGCGGGAAGGCCGCGGGATGCCGTGCTGGTCACCGTCTCGAAATACGACGTGAACCATCAGGCGGGATTGGAAATCAAAAAAAGAACCGGGCTTCCCTGGGCGGCTTTCTTCAGCGATCCCTGGACCCTGAGTTCTTATTATCCGTTGACCCGCCTGGACGTTCCGTACCAGGCTGCCGCGGAAAGGCAAGTCCTCGAAAACGCCGACCTTCTCCTTTTCCCCAACGAAGAATTGCGGGATTCCTTTCTCGGGCTTTACCCGAAACCGCCGGAGAAGACGGCCATCGTCCCTCCGGCCTTTGATCCGGCCCATTATCCCCGGCAATCCGCGCGCGCGCCCCGGCCGGGCGAAATCCTCATCCGCCACGTGGGAAATTTTTACGCCCGGCGTCAGCCCTTCTTTCTGTTTAAGACCTTTCAGCAATTCAAGACGGCTTTCCCGGAAAAAGCAAAGGCATTCCGTTTCGATCTTGTCGGCTCTCTCGAGCCCGTTTCCGAAGATCCCGACTGGGGCGAGTGGAGGAATCATTTCCACCTTTCTCCGCGTGTTTCGTATGAGGAAGCCCTGCGGCTCATGAAAGAAGCCGACGTGCTTCTTTCCATCGATGCCGCGACGCCGGAAAATACGTACCGTCCGTCCAAACTCATCGAGTACGTCGGCGCCCGGCGGCCGATCTGGGTCATCACGCCGCCCAACAGTCCCGCCGAGCGCTTCGCGCAAAAAATTCCCGGCTGCGTCGCCAGCCTCGCCGACGACCGCGAAAGCATCCTGGCCGGCCTTCACAAGCTGCACGACCTCTACGCCCAAACCGTCCCCACCGGCTGGACCCCGCCCGCCGAAATCTACAACAGCTTCCACGCCCAGCCCATCGCGCGCCATCTCGAATCCCTGCTTCAAACCGTCGTGCAATAAGGTGCGCGAGGCCTGGGCATCCATCACTTTTGCCTAGGCACCCAATTCATTTTTAGTTATATTATTTCCGCTGCCTTGCAACCAACCGCAGTCAAAGGAACTTGATGATCGCGTTCTCCCAACGATCCAAGTTTAGTCCATCCGTCATTGTGAAAATCAGACACAGGTTAAATTGGAGTTTGCTTCTTCTTGCCGCGTCGATGGCCTTCGGGGGAATTGCTTGGGCCGCGGCGTGCGAGGCGGATGTTGGGGAGTGGGCGCAGTTTGATCAGGCGCCGTCGGCTTATGAAATTTCGGGGATGCGGGAGCTGCATTTCGCGGGGGCGAAGGTTTTTTCGGGGCCGCATGGGATTGTGAATACCGAAGCGGATCCGGAGACGCTGAGCGGGGAGTTTTCGGCGCAGGCGGAGTGGAAAGACCGGACGCTGGAGATCAAGATCTTCAAAGAAAAGAAGCCGGCGGGCTCCGTGCTTCTGGAATTGCCGGGGGAGTGGAGTTTTTTTCAGGCCGAGGCGGGCGCGCTGCATGCCAAGCAGGGCGCGCCGCGGATGTACAAGGAAATCCGGCTGGAAGGGAAGCTGCAGGCCGCGGGCGCTTTGGCGCTGAAAAATATTTTGAATCCCGGCTTCCGACTCATCTTTCAAGGGGTGGGAGGGCGCTGTTTCGAGCCGGGGGATTTCAACCGCTGGATTCTGCAGGTGAACGGCCTGGACCCGGAAAACCCTTCGTTGAAGCAGCGGATGACTTACTATAGTATGCGCGGGAGTTTTTCCCCAGGAACCACGGTTTCCAAAAAGCGGAGCAAGGCATCATGAAAAAATTGATCTGGATTGTGATCGGCATCGCGATCGGCGCGGCGGCCATGTATTTCTATGACAAGAATAAGCCGACCGAAACCGAGAAGGCGGTGACTGAAGTTCAGCACGAGGCGGAGCAGACGCAGGGGCGCGTGAGCAAATTCGTGGATAATGCGGCCAATAAGCTCGATAAGGCGATGAACAAGGAACTCAATTAGAACGTGTTGTCCCGCTTTCTCTTTTCCTTCCTTTTTCTGGGGTTAATCTCGATTCTTCCGGGCACTGCCTTCGCGGGGAATCCCGCTGCGAAAGCGCAGGACAGCGGCATGAAGGCTTCGTTTTCCGACGCTCAGGGCCAGGAAGTCCAGCCGGATGCGATCGAATACCGTACCGGAGCGGAAGACGCGCACGCTTCCCGCATGGCCGCCGCCAAACAGAAAGATTCCGCCGCCAAGCCTGGCGAGCCAGCTTCTTTTTCCGAGGTGAACGGATTGGACTATGATCCGGACGCTGCTCCCGCGGCATCCGCAGCGGAATCGAAAGCGCCGGCTCCTGCCGCGAAAGCAGACGGCGCGCCGGTCGTGATGCTGAAGCCGGAAGAAGACGGCGGCGCGAAAGCTTCCTTTTCCGATGTCCCGGGCGAAGAGATGCAGGAAGACATGGTGGACTACCGCACGGGACCCGAAGACGCCGCGTCCGCGCG from Verrucomicrobiia bacterium includes:
- a CDS encoding YtxH domain-containing protein, which codes for MKKLIWIVIGIAIGAAAMYFYDKNKPTETEKAVTEVQHEAEQTQGRVSKFVDNAANKLDKAMNKELN